Genomic DNA from Candidatus Koribacter versatilis Ellin345:
TCGGCTATCGGACCTGGTTGGATTCGTGTATCAGAACATGCCGGCAGCGGATGCAGCACAGCATCTGCTGACGAGCATCCATCTCTCGGCGCGGCCGGTTTTGGAGAGCGGGCGCGATGCGGTGATTCCGATCATTCTCGATGGGGAGAATGCGTGGGAGTCGTATCCGAAGAATGGGCGCGAGTTCCTGCGGCGGTTCTACGATGGGATTCAGAACGATCCGCGCATTGAGGCGCTGACGATCAGCGAGGCGATTGCGCGAACTAACGACGAAGACTTTGGAAGACTCGATCATCTTGTGCCGGGATCGTGGATCAACGCGAACTTCAACGTGTGGATTGGCGCGCCGGAAGACAACAAAGCGTGGGACCATCTTTCAGCGGCGAGGCGCTTCTTCGACGAGAACGCGCACAAGGTCAACGAAGAGCAACGCGAACTCGCGTATGAAGAATTGCTGATCGCTGAGGGCAGCGACTGGAACTGGTGGTATGGGCCAGAACACCACTCGGCAAACGATCGTGATTTTGACGAGCTGTACCGTAAGCACTTGTCGAACGTGTACCAGGCACTTGGGGCGTCGGCGCCGGATGAGTTGGCGCAGCCGATCATTACGGGCACTGTGCGGCCGATGCTGGTGCCGCAGACAGCGTATATCCACCCCACCGTAGATGGGCGCGAGGCAGGTTACTTCGATTGGATGGGCGCGGCGATGTACACCGCGGACCGGCGGACGAGTTCGATGCACGGGAAGCAGTTCTTCCTGGACGCGATCTACGCGGGCGTGGATGAGAACTACTTGTACGGGCGATTGGATTTCGCGGGCGAAGTTCCGCCGGCGGGCGTGTACAGGGTGATTGCCAACATCGAGGTCATCCACGACGAGAAGACAACTTCGTTCCGCTTGATTGCCGATGCGCAGGGGAGCGACTTGCGGACATGGAGCGTGACGAACGGCGAAGAGCGTCATGTGCTGGCGAGTTCCGACCTCACTGGCGGCAGCGCGAACCTGACGTGCGCGGCCGATCCCGAAGCGCAGGAGATCAAAGTAGCGATCGGAAAGCTGCTGGAATGCCGGCTTCCGCACAAGATTCTCGGGGCGAGGCATGGGGATCGGATGCGCATCCGATTCAGTCTGTGGCGAGAGAAGTTGCCGCTCGACGCACTTCCAGTTGAGGGATGGCTCGATTTGCGGCTCTGCTCGGACTCAGAGCTGGAAGAAAACACTTACAACTACACTGCAGAAGCGTAACGTTATTACCTTCCCGCAATAAATCGCCGCGCGCCGAATCAAGGTAGCGCGGCGTTTTTCTTCCGGTACAATCCTTGGCAATGCTTCGTTACACCATTCGGCTCTTTGAGCTGACCCTCGTCCTGCTCGCGGCGCTCGTGTGCGCGGCGGACCCGATCAAGTCGCTGAAGGCCACTGGATATGTGAACGACTTTGCCGGCGTGCTGCAGCCGGACACGATCCAGAAGC
This window encodes:
- a CDS encoding glycoside hydrolase family 57 protein — protein: MSRDSKIYLVLLWHMHQPFYKDLVSGEYRLPWVRMHALKDYYGMVKLLDEFPNVHQNFNLVPSLLEQLQDYAAGTARDPFYEIVAKPAAQLGDAGKRFALQYLFQANPDHMIGRYPRYRELFQRYLQLSGREHPEQRFDNQDITDLQVLSQVAWFDEFFLERPEIKALVAKGSGFTADDQRTMLLMQREIISAVIPAYVEAAKKGSIEISATPYYHPILPLICDTYAGEESSPGLPMPQARFQRHDDAEEQIVRALDYHEKLFHHRPAGLWPSEGSVSEEAIAIAAGAGVQWMATDEGVLGRTLGKFFERDLKGQLNDESARDLFKIYRYEKSGKRMHMVFRDHRLSDLVGFVYQNMPAADAAQHLLTSIHLSARPVLESGRDAVIPIILDGENAWESYPKNGREFLRRFYDGIQNDPRIEALTISEAIARTNDEDFGRLDHLVPGSWINANFNVWIGAPEDNKAWDHLSAARRFFDENAHKVNEEQRELAYEELLIAEGSDWNWWYGPEHHSANDRDFDELYRKHLSNVYQALGASAPDELAQPIITGTVRPMLVPQTAYIHPTVDGREAGYFDWMGAAMYTADRRTSSMHGKQFFLDAIYAGVDENYLYGRLDFAGEVPPAGVYRVIANIEVIHDEKTTSFRLIADAQGSDLRTWSVTNGEERHVLASSDLTGGSANLTCAADPEAQEIKVAIGKLLECRLPHKILGARHGDRMRIRFSLWREKLPLDALPVEGWLDLRLCSDSELEENTYNYTAEA